The Cynocephalus volans isolate mCynVol1 chromosome 2, mCynVol1.pri, whole genome shotgun sequence genome window below encodes:
- the CHFR gene encoding E3 ubiquitin-protein ligase CHFR isoform X2, with the protein MEQPEQGEQRAPRQPWGRLLRLGAEEGEPHVLLWKREWTIGRRRGCDLSFPSNKLVSGDHCKIVVDEKSGQVVLEDTSTNGTVINKLKVVKKQSCPLQTGDVIYLVYRKNEPEHNVAYLYESLNEKQGMTQESFEANKENVFHMTKDTSGAGRGDEPQLPPPSPATQACFEEPQPSTSTSDLFPTASTSSMEPASAGRELSSSGSGGAGISTKGHIPFVASGDISSSASALPVREGASFSLSEPQDQEDLEPIKKRMKGNRELDLNLHLLVTDQCRNTQTICEEVRAVAVKPDKMEETLTCIICQDLLHDCVSLQPCMHTFCAACYSGWMERSSLCPTCRCPVERICKNHILNNLVEAYLIQHPDKSRSEEDVRSMDARNKITQDMLQPKVRRSISDEEGSSEDLLELSDVDSESSDISQPYIVCRQCPEYRRRTAQPLPCPAPDSEPGAPQALGDAPSTSASLTTGAVCLQPFCHLYWGCTRTGCFGCLAPFCELNLGDKCLDGVLNNNSYESDVLKNYLAARGLTWKNMLTESLLALQRGVFLLSDYRITGNTVLCYCCGLRSFRELTYQYRQNIPASELPVAVTSRPDCYWGRNCRTQVKAHHAMKFNHICEQTRFKN; encoded by the exons ATGGAGCAGCCCGAGCAAGGCGAGCAGCGGGCCCCGCGGCAGCCATGGGGCAGGCTTCTCCGCCTGGGCGCCGAGGAAGGCGAGCCGCACGTCTTGCTGTGGAAGCGGGAGTGGACCATCGGGCGGAGGAGAG GTTGTGACCTTTCATTCCCCAGCAATAAGTTGGTCTCTGGAGATCACTGTAAAATTGTAGTGGATGAAAAATCTGGTCAGGTGGTGCTGGAAGATACCAG taCCAATGGAACAGTAATTAACAAGCTGAAGGTCGTCAAGAAGCAGAGTTGCCCTTTACAGACTGGGGATGTCATCTACTTGGTGTACAGGAAGAATGAGCCAGAACACA ATGTGGCGTACCTCTATGAATCTTTAAATGAAAAGCAAGGCATGACACAAGAATCCTTTG AAGCTAATAAAGAAAACGTGTTCCACATGACCAAAGATACCTCAGGTGCAGGGCGAGGTGATGAACCCCAGCTCCCACCACCATCGCCTGCCACTCAGGCTTGTTTTGAGGAACCACAGCCATCAACGTCGACCTCAGACCTCTTCCCCACGGCCTCTACCTCTTCCATGGAGCCTGCTTCTGCAGGGCGAGAACTCTCCAGTTCCG GGTCTGGGGGTGCAGGCATCTCCACAAAAGGACATATCCCATTCGTGGCAAGTGGTGACATCTCCAGCTCTGCCTCAGCTCTCCCAGTCAGAGAGGGAGCATCCTTTTCCTTGTCGGAACCCCAGGATCAAGAGGATTTGGAGCCCATTAAAAAGAGGATGAAAGGAA ACAGGGAGCTTGACCTGAACCTGCACTTGTTAGTCACAGACCAATGTAGAAACACCCAGACTATCTGCGAGGAGGTCAGAGCTGTGGCTGTGAAGCCAGACAAGATGGAGGAGACACTCACGTGCATCATCTGCCAAGACCTGCTGCATGACTGCGTGAG TTTGCAGCCCTGCATGCACACATTCTGTGCAGCTTGCTACTCTGGCTGGATGGAGCGCTCGTCCCTGTGCCCCACATGCCGCTGTCCAGTGGAACGAATCTGTAAAAACCACATCCTCAACAACCTCGTGGAAGCGTACCTTATCCAGCATCCAG ACAAGAGTCGCAGCGAAGAAGATGTGCGAAGTATGGATGCCAGGAACAAAATCACTCAAGACATGCTGCAGCCCAAAGTCAGGAGGTCTATTTCTGATGAAGAGGGGAGTTCAGAGGACCTGCTGGAGCTGTCAGACGTTGACAGTGAATCCTCAGACATTAG TCAGCCATACATCGTGTGCAGACAGTGTCCTGAGTACAGACGGCGGACGGCACAGCCCCTTCCCTGCCCAGCACCCGACAGTGAGCCAGGGGCTCCTCAGGCTCTCGGGGACGCGCCCTCGACATCTGCCAGCCTCACAACAG GTGCAGTTTGCCTACAGCCCTTCTGCCACCTGTACTGGGGTTGCACCCGGACCGGCTGCTTCGGCTGCCTGGCCCCGTTCTGTG AGCTCAACCTGGGCGACAAGTGTCTAGACGGAGTGCTGAACAACAACAGCTACGAGTCTGACGTGCTGAAG AATTACTTGGCAGCCAGGGGTTTAACGTGGAAAAACATGTTGACGGAAAGTCTGCTGGCTCTTCAGCGGGGAGTATTTCTGCTGTCTG ATTATAGAATCACTGGAAATACTGTGCTGTGTTACTGTTGCGGCCTGCGCAGTTTCCGAGAACTGACCTATCAGTATCGGCAGAACATTCCTGCTTCCGAATTGCCAG tggCTGTAACATCCCGTCCTGATTGCTATTGGGGCCGTAACTGCCGCACTCAGGTGAAGGCTCATCACGCAAT
- the CHFR gene encoding E3 ubiquitin-protein ligase CHFR isoform X4 — protein sequence MEQPEQGEQRAPRQPWGRLLRLGAEEGEPHVLLWKREWTIGRRRGCDLSFPSNKLVSGDHCKIVVDEKSGQVVLEDTSTNGTVINKLKVVKKQSCPLQTGDVIYLVYRKNEPEHNVAYLYESLNEKQGMTQESFEANKENVFHMTKDTSGAGRGDEPQLPPPSPATQACFEEPQPSTSTSDLFPTASTSSMEPASAGRELSSSGSGGAGISTKGHIPFVASGDISSSASALPVREGASFSLSEPQDQEDLEPIKKRMKGNRELDLNLHLLVTDQCRNTQTICEEVRAVAVKPDKMEETLTCIICQDLLHDCVSLQPCMHTFCAACYSGWMERSSLCPTCRCPVERICKNHILNNLVEAYLIQHPDKSRSEEDVRSMDARNKITQDMLQPKVRRSISDEEGSSEDLLELSDVDSESSDISQPYIVCRQCPEYRRRTAQPLPCPAPDSEPGAPQALGDAPSTSASLTTASGYVCPLQGSHAICTCCFQPMPDRRAEREQDPRVAPQQCAVCLQPFCHLYWGCTRTGCFGCLAPF from the exons ATGGAGCAGCCCGAGCAAGGCGAGCAGCGGGCCCCGCGGCAGCCATGGGGCAGGCTTCTCCGCCTGGGCGCCGAGGAAGGCGAGCCGCACGTCTTGCTGTGGAAGCGGGAGTGGACCATCGGGCGGAGGAGAG GTTGTGACCTTTCATTCCCCAGCAATAAGTTGGTCTCTGGAGATCACTGTAAAATTGTAGTGGATGAAAAATCTGGTCAGGTGGTGCTGGAAGATACCAG taCCAATGGAACAGTAATTAACAAGCTGAAGGTCGTCAAGAAGCAGAGTTGCCCTTTACAGACTGGGGATGTCATCTACTTGGTGTACAGGAAGAATGAGCCAGAACACA ATGTGGCGTACCTCTATGAATCTTTAAATGAAAAGCAAGGCATGACACAAGAATCCTTTG AAGCTAATAAAGAAAACGTGTTCCACATGACCAAAGATACCTCAGGTGCAGGGCGAGGTGATGAACCCCAGCTCCCACCACCATCGCCTGCCACTCAGGCTTGTTTTGAGGAACCACAGCCATCAACGTCGACCTCAGACCTCTTCCCCACGGCCTCTACCTCTTCCATGGAGCCTGCTTCTGCAGGGCGAGAACTCTCCAGTTCCG GGTCTGGGGGTGCAGGCATCTCCACAAAAGGACATATCCCATTCGTGGCAAGTGGTGACATCTCCAGCTCTGCCTCAGCTCTCCCAGTCAGAGAGGGAGCATCCTTTTCCTTGTCGGAACCCCAGGATCAAGAGGATTTGGAGCCCATTAAAAAGAGGATGAAAGGAA ACAGGGAGCTTGACCTGAACCTGCACTTGTTAGTCACAGACCAATGTAGAAACACCCAGACTATCTGCGAGGAGGTCAGAGCTGTGGCTGTGAAGCCAGACAAGATGGAGGAGACACTCACGTGCATCATCTGCCAAGACCTGCTGCATGACTGCGTGAG TTTGCAGCCCTGCATGCACACATTCTGTGCAGCTTGCTACTCTGGCTGGATGGAGCGCTCGTCCCTGTGCCCCACATGCCGCTGTCCAGTGGAACGAATCTGTAAAAACCACATCCTCAACAACCTCGTGGAAGCGTACCTTATCCAGCATCCAG ACAAGAGTCGCAGCGAAGAAGATGTGCGAAGTATGGATGCCAGGAACAAAATCACTCAAGACATGCTGCAGCCCAAAGTCAGGAGGTCTATTTCTGATGAAGAGGGGAGTTCAGAGGACCTGCTGGAGCTGTCAGACGTTGACAGTGAATCCTCAGACATTAG TCAGCCATACATCGTGTGCAGACAGTGTCCTGAGTACAGACGGCGGACGGCACAGCCCCTTCCCTGCCCAGCACCCGACAGTGAGCCAGGGGCTCCTCAGGCTCTCGGGGACGCGCCCTCGACATCTGCCAGCCTCACAACAG CCTCAGGTTACGTGTGTCCCCTGCAAGGCAGCCACGCCATATGTACCTGCTGCTTCCAGCCCATGCCTGACCGGAGAGCCGAGCGCGAGCAGGACCCCCGTGTTGCCCCTCAGCAGT GTGCAGTTTGCCTACAGCCCTTCTGCCACCTGTACTGGGGTTGCACCCGGACCGGCTGCTTCGGCTGCCTGGCCCCGTTCT AA
- the CHFR gene encoding E3 ubiquitin-protein ligase CHFR isoform X3 yields the protein MEQPEQGEQRAPRQPWGRLLRLGAEEGEPHVLLWKREWTIGRRRGCDLSFPSNKLVSGDHCKIVVDEKSGQVVLEDTSTNGTVINKLKVVKKQSCPLQTGDVIYLVYRKNEPEHNVAYLYESLNEKQGMTQESFEANKENVFHMTKDTSGAGRGDEPQLPPPSPATQACFEEPQPSTSTSDLFPTASTSSMEPASAGRELSSSGSGGAGISTKGHIPFVASGDISSSASALPVREGASFSLSEPQDQEDLEPIKKRMKGNRELDLNLHLLVTDQCRNTQTICEEVRAVAVKPDKMEETLTCIICQDLLHDCVSLQPCMHTFCAACYSGWMERSSLCPTCRCPVERICKNHILNNLVEAYLIQHPDKSRSEEDVRSMDARNKITQDMLQPKVRRSISDEEGSSEDLLELSDVDSESSDISQPYIVCRQCPEYRRRTAQPLPCPAPDSEPGAPQALGDAPSTSASLTTASGYVCPLQGSHAICTCCFQPMPDRRAEREQDPRVAPQQCAVCLQPFCHLYWGCTRTGCFGCLAPFCELNLGDKCLDGVLNNNSYESDVLKNARDFHLVKQQKPGQYYLSTFLHSRL from the exons ATGGAGCAGCCCGAGCAAGGCGAGCAGCGGGCCCCGCGGCAGCCATGGGGCAGGCTTCTCCGCCTGGGCGCCGAGGAAGGCGAGCCGCACGTCTTGCTGTGGAAGCGGGAGTGGACCATCGGGCGGAGGAGAG GTTGTGACCTTTCATTCCCCAGCAATAAGTTGGTCTCTGGAGATCACTGTAAAATTGTAGTGGATGAAAAATCTGGTCAGGTGGTGCTGGAAGATACCAG taCCAATGGAACAGTAATTAACAAGCTGAAGGTCGTCAAGAAGCAGAGTTGCCCTTTACAGACTGGGGATGTCATCTACTTGGTGTACAGGAAGAATGAGCCAGAACACA ATGTGGCGTACCTCTATGAATCTTTAAATGAAAAGCAAGGCATGACACAAGAATCCTTTG AAGCTAATAAAGAAAACGTGTTCCACATGACCAAAGATACCTCAGGTGCAGGGCGAGGTGATGAACCCCAGCTCCCACCACCATCGCCTGCCACTCAGGCTTGTTTTGAGGAACCACAGCCATCAACGTCGACCTCAGACCTCTTCCCCACGGCCTCTACCTCTTCCATGGAGCCTGCTTCTGCAGGGCGAGAACTCTCCAGTTCCG GGTCTGGGGGTGCAGGCATCTCCACAAAAGGACATATCCCATTCGTGGCAAGTGGTGACATCTCCAGCTCTGCCTCAGCTCTCCCAGTCAGAGAGGGAGCATCCTTTTCCTTGTCGGAACCCCAGGATCAAGAGGATTTGGAGCCCATTAAAAAGAGGATGAAAGGAA ACAGGGAGCTTGACCTGAACCTGCACTTGTTAGTCACAGACCAATGTAGAAACACCCAGACTATCTGCGAGGAGGTCAGAGCTGTGGCTGTGAAGCCAGACAAGATGGAGGAGACACTCACGTGCATCATCTGCCAAGACCTGCTGCATGACTGCGTGAG TTTGCAGCCCTGCATGCACACATTCTGTGCAGCTTGCTACTCTGGCTGGATGGAGCGCTCGTCCCTGTGCCCCACATGCCGCTGTCCAGTGGAACGAATCTGTAAAAACCACATCCTCAACAACCTCGTGGAAGCGTACCTTATCCAGCATCCAG ACAAGAGTCGCAGCGAAGAAGATGTGCGAAGTATGGATGCCAGGAACAAAATCACTCAAGACATGCTGCAGCCCAAAGTCAGGAGGTCTATTTCTGATGAAGAGGGGAGTTCAGAGGACCTGCTGGAGCTGTCAGACGTTGACAGTGAATCCTCAGACATTAG TCAGCCATACATCGTGTGCAGACAGTGTCCTGAGTACAGACGGCGGACGGCACAGCCCCTTCCCTGCCCAGCACCCGACAGTGAGCCAGGGGCTCCTCAGGCTCTCGGGGACGCGCCCTCGACATCTGCCAGCCTCACAACAG CCTCAGGTTACGTGTGTCCCCTGCAAGGCAGCCACGCCATATGTACCTGCTGCTTCCAGCCCATGCCTGACCGGAGAGCCGAGCGCGAGCAGGACCCCCGTGTTGCCCCTCAGCAGT GTGCAGTTTGCCTACAGCCCTTCTGCCACCTGTACTGGGGTTGCACCCGGACCGGCTGCTTCGGCTGCCTGGCCCCGTTCTGTG AGCTCAACCTGGGCGACAAGTGTCTAGACGGAGTGCTGAACAACAACAGCTACGAGTCTGACGTGCTGAAG AATGCACGTGACTTTCATCTTGTAAAGCAGCAGAAACCTGGGCAGTACTACCTATCTACTTTCCTACATTCACGGCTTTGA
- the CHFR gene encoding E3 ubiquitin-protein ligase CHFR isoform X1, with product MEQPEQGEQRAPRQPWGRLLRLGAEEGEPHVLLWKREWTIGRRRGCDLSFPSNKLVSGDHCKIVVDEKSGQVVLEDTSTNGTVINKLKVVKKQSCPLQTGDVIYLVYRKNEPEHNVAYLYESLNEKQGMTQESFEANKENVFHMTKDTSGAGRGDEPQLPPPSPATQACFEEPQPSTSTSDLFPTASTSSMEPASAGRELSSSGSGGAGISTKGHIPFVASGDISSSASALPVREGASFSLSEPQDQEDLEPIKKRMKGNRELDLNLHLLVTDQCRNTQTICEEVRAVAVKPDKMEETLTCIICQDLLHDCVSLQPCMHTFCAACYSGWMERSSLCPTCRCPVERICKNHILNNLVEAYLIQHPDKSRSEEDVRSMDARNKITQDMLQPKVRRSISDEEGSSEDLLELSDVDSESSDISQPYIVCRQCPEYRRRTAQPLPCPAPDSEPGAPQALGDAPSTSASLTTASGYVCPLQGSHAICTCCFQPMPDRRAEREQDPRVAPQQCAVCLQPFCHLYWGCTRTGCFGCLAPFCELNLGDKCLDGVLNNNSYESDVLKNYLAARGLTWKNMLTESLLALQRGVFLLSDYRITGNTVLCYCCGLRSFRELTYQYRQNIPASELPVAVTSRPDCYWGRNCRTQVKAHHAMKFNHICEQTRFKN from the exons ATGGAGCAGCCCGAGCAAGGCGAGCAGCGGGCCCCGCGGCAGCCATGGGGCAGGCTTCTCCGCCTGGGCGCCGAGGAAGGCGAGCCGCACGTCTTGCTGTGGAAGCGGGAGTGGACCATCGGGCGGAGGAGAG GTTGTGACCTTTCATTCCCCAGCAATAAGTTGGTCTCTGGAGATCACTGTAAAATTGTAGTGGATGAAAAATCTGGTCAGGTGGTGCTGGAAGATACCAG taCCAATGGAACAGTAATTAACAAGCTGAAGGTCGTCAAGAAGCAGAGTTGCCCTTTACAGACTGGGGATGTCATCTACTTGGTGTACAGGAAGAATGAGCCAGAACACA ATGTGGCGTACCTCTATGAATCTTTAAATGAAAAGCAAGGCATGACACAAGAATCCTTTG AAGCTAATAAAGAAAACGTGTTCCACATGACCAAAGATACCTCAGGTGCAGGGCGAGGTGATGAACCCCAGCTCCCACCACCATCGCCTGCCACTCAGGCTTGTTTTGAGGAACCACAGCCATCAACGTCGACCTCAGACCTCTTCCCCACGGCCTCTACCTCTTCCATGGAGCCTGCTTCTGCAGGGCGAGAACTCTCCAGTTCCG GGTCTGGGGGTGCAGGCATCTCCACAAAAGGACATATCCCATTCGTGGCAAGTGGTGACATCTCCAGCTCTGCCTCAGCTCTCCCAGTCAGAGAGGGAGCATCCTTTTCCTTGTCGGAACCCCAGGATCAAGAGGATTTGGAGCCCATTAAAAAGAGGATGAAAGGAA ACAGGGAGCTTGACCTGAACCTGCACTTGTTAGTCACAGACCAATGTAGAAACACCCAGACTATCTGCGAGGAGGTCAGAGCTGTGGCTGTGAAGCCAGACAAGATGGAGGAGACACTCACGTGCATCATCTGCCAAGACCTGCTGCATGACTGCGTGAG TTTGCAGCCCTGCATGCACACATTCTGTGCAGCTTGCTACTCTGGCTGGATGGAGCGCTCGTCCCTGTGCCCCACATGCCGCTGTCCAGTGGAACGAATCTGTAAAAACCACATCCTCAACAACCTCGTGGAAGCGTACCTTATCCAGCATCCAG ACAAGAGTCGCAGCGAAGAAGATGTGCGAAGTATGGATGCCAGGAACAAAATCACTCAAGACATGCTGCAGCCCAAAGTCAGGAGGTCTATTTCTGATGAAGAGGGGAGTTCAGAGGACCTGCTGGAGCTGTCAGACGTTGACAGTGAATCCTCAGACATTAG TCAGCCATACATCGTGTGCAGACAGTGTCCTGAGTACAGACGGCGGACGGCACAGCCCCTTCCCTGCCCAGCACCCGACAGTGAGCCAGGGGCTCCTCAGGCTCTCGGGGACGCGCCCTCGACATCTGCCAGCCTCACAACAG CCTCAGGTTACGTGTGTCCCCTGCAAGGCAGCCACGCCATATGTACCTGCTGCTTCCAGCCCATGCCTGACCGGAGAGCCGAGCGCGAGCAGGACCCCCGTGTTGCCCCTCAGCAGT GTGCAGTTTGCCTACAGCCCTTCTGCCACCTGTACTGGGGTTGCACCCGGACCGGCTGCTTCGGCTGCCTGGCCCCGTTCTGTG AGCTCAACCTGGGCGACAAGTGTCTAGACGGAGTGCTGAACAACAACAGCTACGAGTCTGACGTGCTGAAG AATTACTTGGCAGCCAGGGGTTTAACGTGGAAAAACATGTTGACGGAAAGTCTGCTGGCTCTTCAGCGGGGAGTATTTCTGCTGTCTG ATTATAGAATCACTGGAAATACTGTGCTGTGTTACTGTTGCGGCCTGCGCAGTTTCCGAGAACTGACCTATCAGTATCGGCAGAACATTCCTGCTTCCGAATTGCCAG tggCTGTAACATCCCGTCCTGATTGCTATTGGGGCCGTAACTGCCGCACTCAGGTGAAGGCTCATCACGCAAT